The Styela clava chromosome 3, kaStyClav1.hap1.2, whole genome shotgun sequence genome includes the window TACACAGTGAATGCTATCGCTTGCTGAGGTACAACTCTGATATAATTAATACTAAGTCCCCGAAAAAGACCTCGTCTGATGCCATCTTTTTTATACACTGCCACCCAAGTAGACCATAATCTGTTATAATTGTGGGATTCTGGTAATAAAGCTGCAAGCTGCATTCTGCGTCTTGCAACATCACAAGGAAAAGAGATAGTCTGAGCGAGTGCACCAGCCAAACCCCCCACCAGCATGGAAGCCCATGGGCGAAGCATCAAGACTTCATCATTATAAGGGTCTTGTTTTGCCAGAAAACCAGGAAAATAGTCAATTCCAACATGCTTCAAAGTCTCAAAAGTGTAAAATGAAAATCCAGCATAAGGAATCATTCCCACTAATGTTGCTGAAATACCACGATAGAATCCTCTAACCCCTCCTTCATTTGCATAAATGGTGGTAAAAGCGTCTACAATACCTCCATAAACATGTTCACCTGTGATTTGATAAGCAAGTCTTGCACGTACCATATCCATAGGATATGTTGACAATACAGCTGCTACTCCAGCACTCGAGCCAGATATTAAATTGTTTATATGCCATTGTCCAAATAATCCAGTATAAAAGTTTCGAAATCTTTCAAATGCAAAAAACTGTATAGATGCATATGGAAATATCCTAAGCATCATCATACTGTTGCCTTTCCACAGAGCCATTACACCTTCCCTTTTCACAATTTGTACAACTGTAGAAAATACTCCATGTTTCTTGTAATATGGATGTTGGGCTTGTAGTAGGATCTTCACCCTGTCCATTGGAGCAATAATAGTTTTTGACACACATCCTGCCACTCCACCCGCAATCACTTGTTTAACATTTTTAGAAGTACCCATTCAGTCATTTCCTATTGTTGAAATATTGATTCAACTTAGTATTCTAAAAATAAGACAAATTGTAATAATTCAAAAAAGTAGTGATTTTTAAGGCTGGGATTCTTTTgctaaaactacaaaaaaattaaattttgactaGACTGAGAAGATCCAACCTCCTCCACTGACATTATATATTCATTCTAACCCAAATCCTTGTTGGTGGTGAGACAAACCAAACGATATTTCAGTGACTCATCAGATATTTTCTATGACGATTATAATGAAgctgtatcagaattaaaataatgaCTGATTCTAATTGACAAGACTTTTCTTTTTCGAGTTTTGAAAAACCTAATATTGATCCCTCTACTTGGTAATCCAAACCAAGTCTGTTAACAAAGATTTAGTAAGTTCCAAATTCATTAAACAAGACATAAATAATTGTGTCATCAGGGAATATACAGATATAAGTCAAATGTGAATGATATTATCTGGAAGATGAAAATTAGGAGAATGTATGTCCCAAGGAGTGACCCACCAGTTGGACAATCCAGAAGATATTGGACATCAAGAACAACATTGATTTTGCATCCAGAGTGAAATGATATAATGATAGCAAAAGTCTGTAAGTATGACCAGTTGTACCATAGTATCAAATTAGATTAAAAAGAGGAGGGTTGGCATTTTAGCCATTCACACAAATCCGACAAGATCAATCCTACTAATACTGTAATTAATAGGCGTTTTCTAATAATATCACTAGGACCAATGTAGCAATGGCAAGTCTGTTCCTAACGCTCACTCCCTTCTGCCCTTAGCACGATGCACACTCGGCGCTCCGATTAGTCAGTTAGTAGATTTCTTGGGAAAACGCAGGAACTACAGGTACTAAATGGTCAATATGACGCATTAATGATCATCTTTCAGTCCCGATAGACTAAATCCACCCTTTCTTCCATAAATCGGCCCAGTACAAAATACAAATACACAATTAGACATTGCATCAAAAGTCAGTCTGACGTCCAGCCATGTCTGCATGTACACATGTATAAAGCCGACGAATCTGCAACGGAAAAGCGAAACAAACGTACTATGGTAAGACGGTACAGTAGACCTATCAACGTGGAGTTAAAGATGGGTGAATACCCCACATTTCATATCGAACTCGACATGAAGGGAAAGGTCAATTGCGGATAAAGTTATTCCCAAAGATTGCGCCTATGCGAATCGAAATGTGGGTCACAAAAATCGCGTTAGACATAACAGAATGTGTTACACATAACTACggtaaaatatgattaaatattttacatattgtctTTAATATAAGAAATATTGTTGTAATGTAATGTATATAAATCAATACATTTATTTTACCTTTATATGTCATTTACTTTGTGTTATGTAGGGTCTAcctttattgttacgtaatacgTTGCTACAATTTCACGTGCTGCTGTTCATTTATTTGCTGAACCGTAGCATTTCATTTACTCGGAAATTTTGGTGCATTCGGTATTCCACGAAAAATGTCCATACTTCCCAATGGCCGGCCACATTTTTGAGTGATTTAAAAAACATATAGTTTAATCACCTGATTCAAGTTTAGTAATAATTGTATTGTCGGgatcatataataatattttgtcaaaCAAGGCCAAAATAAGAATTTTCCTTCAAAATTCATGAATGTCGGTATTCCACCTCAAATTTCTGTATTGTTCAATGGTCTTCCCACTTTTAAGTGAGACAtcataaaaaaacatattgtgaagtcatTTCAAAccaagtttttgaaaaattgtatgtcgggaacaaaAATAATTCCTTATTAAACATGACccaaaaacgaaataaaattcgtaaataACGATATTACATTCGAAAATTCTATAAAAAATGCTGTACTTCCCAATTGGGTGCCACACTTTCAAGTAAGATATCCTGAAACAACATACTGTGAAGTTATCTCGCACTATGTTGTAGACAATTTTTATTTCGGTAACACATACTGTAATatgtgaccgtacatttgaacccatgtacatttgaacccatgcgtatatccacgggttcaatctatatgcgggtgctaaaacccatgggttagggttagtatgggtttaactatccgcgaagcaaacaaaattccataggtgcaatagcatacaggtgcaattgtcatggcttcaaatgtacgtgggttcaaatgtaatggaaccactgTAATAATacttaataatttaatttacttaataataataagtaaacgtgtcgggaacatataatgATATCTTGTCAAACAAGGCCCAAACAAGAATTTTACATCGAAATTCCTATATAACGATATCACACTTCTCGGTCTCTTTATTTCAAAGCTCGGCATGCCCTCCAGCTCAAGCGTCAcgatatttcattatttaataacaagagagctatgcttaaatatatggacacctaGCGCCAcatgattttgatgacgtcatagcagaaaataaaagtaatagccttctggagaaaatttccatctttaaccactgaaaatttcaaagcaattagtccagtaatcaaagacaaaagcgatttcttcaacacgtgtcaaagaacaagaacaacataatattgaaacgatcgttatgtccactacgt containing:
- the LOC120342075 gene encoding solute carrier family 25 member 16-like, which gives rise to MGTSKNVKQVIAGGVAGCVSKTIIAPMDRVKILLQAQHPYYKKHGVFSTVVQIVKREGVMALWKGNSMMMLRIFPYASIQFFAFERFRNFYTGLFGQWHINNLISGSSAGVAAVLSTYPMDMVRARLAYQITGEHVYGGIVDAFTTIYANEGGVRGFYRGISATLVGMIPYAGFSFYTFETLKHVGIDYFPGFLAKQDPYNDEVLMLRPWASMLVGGLAGALAQTISFPCDVARRRMQLAALLPESHNYNRLWSTWVAVYKKDGIRRGLFRGLSINYIRVVPQQAIAFTVYEFMRATLRLNEPNVKKKPVV